The nucleotide sequence GCCTTGCCCTGGTGTTGCGGCGGATACCACTGCGAGGCCAGCGGCAGGGCGACGGCGAAGGACGCACCGGCGAAGCCGAGGAACAGGCCGAGGAGCAGGGCCTGCTCGTAGGTTTTCACCCCGTGCACCCAGGCTACGGCCAAGGCGGCGATGACGATCACCTGGCCGACCAGACCGGCGCTTTTCGGTGAGGTGCGGTCGGCCAGCAGGCCCATGAGAAAACGCAGCACGGCACCGGCGAGGATCGGCGTGGCGACCATCATTGCCCGTTGCTGGGTGGTCAGGCCGAGGTCGGCGGCGATCTGCACACCGAGCGGGCCGAGCACGTACCAGACCATGAAACTCAGGTCGAAATAGAGAAAGGCGGCGAACAGGGTCGGAGCATGGCCGGCTTTCCAGAAACTTGTATTCATCCAACACCTCGTCAGCAGAATGGGGTCCCGGTTGGTGGCAACGCGCGATGATCGTGGGCATCGCGTGCCGCCACCGGCCGGGTCGGGCGGCTGCTTGTGGCATCCGCCCCTGAGGCCGAAGCCACAGCAGTTGGGAGAGCATTGCCGGCCGATGTCCGGATCGCGGTCCGTCGGCCCGCCCCATCGCTGGGGCCGAAACGCAAAAGGCGTCGCACCACCTGGCCGCTTGGGAGCGGGAGTGATGCGACGCCTTTGTCGTGATTCTGGGCAACCGCCGTTGGATGCCTGGTGATGTGCCTACAGCAAGAGCCGGGCCAAGGCCGCGAAGGCCCTGAAACGCCGCTTTACAGCCACGGCCATGAGCATTCCCCGGCTCAATACGGTGCGGTGAGGCGGTGCTCGCACCGTATTGAGGCGATGTTCAGGGCGCAGGAGGCGCGGGGAACTGCACCACCGGAGTCAGCGCGGCCTGGCCGGGCGGCAGCGCAGTCGGTGCAGGGTTGCCCGCCGGGCCAAGGGCGACGACGAAGCGGTAGATGCTGCGCAGGTCGTCTTCCTCCATCAGGTGCAGGGATTGGTTGGGCATCGGCGGGCGGTAGTTGGCCTTGCGCGCCAGTGCTAGCCACTGCGCTTCGCCGAGGCGTGGCAGCAGCAGGCGCAGGTTACTGGCGTAGGTGGTGCCCCAGGGGCCGCTCCAGCCCAGCGAGTCGCCCTGCAGCCAGGTGCGTTCCGGCACCTGGTAAGGCGCCATGGAGTAGCCAGCGGTGTGGCAGTCGTTGCAGCCGGATACCTGCACCAGGTAGCGGCCGCGCTCGATGGAGGGTTCGCCCTGGGCCA is from Pseudomonas sp. PDM14 and encodes:
- a CDS encoding cytochrome C; the protein is MTVTHSLFRLTLATCLAGFCALAQGEPSIERGRYLVQVSGCNDCHTAGYSMAPYQVPERTWLQGDSLGWSGPWGTTYASNLRLLLPRLGEAQWLALARKANYRPPMPNQSLHLMEEDDLRSIYRFVVALGPAGNPAPTALPPGQAALTPVVQFPAPPAP